From one Simplicispira suum genomic stretch:
- a CDS encoding peptidylprolyl isomerase yields MHPRVFAIGLACLAGALAAPATAQGVRVPGARPAPALQPPAARSASAEPQAADFIVAVVNSEPITRNELAARVQRVRKQLASQNGAMPPEDALAREVLERLIFEKVQLQAAQQAGIGVTDLAIDQAEASVAQQNDVSRETMYRQLKADGITPEQFRKELRTQLVLQRLREREASTHAKVNEFEIDQYLRDQQPQNGAAGLELNLGHILIAVPEGASDAVLAEREQRARSVAERARKGADFSALAKEFSDAPEATQGGQMGLRPADRYPELFVNASGALAVGGVAGPLRSGAGFHVLKVLEKRRSDTAAATVVQSHARHILLRTGAQLSEAAAAAQLAEYRQRILAGRATFEDLAREHSQDGSAAQGGNLGWSTPGRYVPEFEAVLEALKPGEISQPVVSRFGVHLIELLERRQVKLTPREQRDVAREALRQKKAEEAYATWARELRGRAYVEYRDPA; encoded by the coding sequence ATGCATCCACGTGTTTTCGCCATCGGCCTGGCCTGCCTCGCAGGCGCGCTGGCTGCGCCCGCCACCGCGCAAGGGGTTCGGGTTCCCGGTGCCCGGCCAGCGCCTGCGCTGCAACCGCCAGCAGCCCGCAGCGCTTCCGCCGAGCCACAAGCGGCCGACTTCATCGTCGCGGTTGTCAATTCCGAACCCATCACACGCAACGAGCTGGCTGCGCGCGTCCAACGTGTGCGCAAGCAGTTGGCCAGCCAGAACGGTGCCATGCCGCCCGAAGACGCGCTGGCGCGCGAAGTGCTTGAACGCCTGATTTTTGAGAAAGTGCAATTGCAGGCGGCGCAGCAAGCGGGAATCGGTGTGACCGATCTGGCGATCGACCAGGCCGAGGCCAGCGTGGCGCAGCAAAACGACGTGTCCAGGGAAACGATGTACCGCCAGCTCAAGGCGGACGGCATCACGCCCGAGCAGTTTCGCAAAGAACTGCGCACCCAGCTGGTGCTGCAGCGCCTGCGCGAGCGCGAGGCCAGCACCCATGCCAAGGTGAACGAATTCGAGATCGACCAGTACCTGCGCGATCAGCAGCCCCAGAACGGCGCGGCGGGGCTGGAACTCAACCTCGGCCACATCCTCATCGCGGTGCCTGAAGGCGCCAGCGATGCGGTGCTTGCCGAACGCGAGCAACGGGCCCGCAGCGTGGCGGAGCGGGCGCGCAAGGGGGCCGATTTCTCGGCGCTGGCCAAGGAATTTTCGGACGCGCCGGAAGCCACGCAAGGCGGCCAGATGGGGCTGCGCCCCGCAGACCGCTACCCCGAGCTGTTCGTGAACGCCTCTGGCGCACTGGCGGTGGGCGGCGTTGCCGGACCGCTGCGCTCGGGAGCGGGTTTTCACGTGCTCAAGGTGCTGGAGAAGCGCCGCAGCGACACAGCCGCCGCCACTGTGGTGCAGAGCCACGCACGCCACATTTTGCTGCGCACCGGGGCGCAGCTGAGCGAAGCGGCGGCAGCAGCGCAACTGGCCGAGTACCGCCAGCGCATTCTGGCAGGACGCGCCACTTTTGAAGACCTGGCGCGCGAGCATTCTCAGGACGGAAGCGCCGCACAAGGCGGCAATCTGGGCTGGTCCACGCCTGGGCGCTATGTGCCGGAGTTCGAAGCGGTGCTGGAAGCGCTGAAACCCGGCGAGATCAGCCAGCCGGTGGTGTCGCGCTTTGGCGTACACCTGATCGAGTTGCTGGAGCGCCGCCAGGTCAAGCTCACGCCGCGCGAACAGCGCGACGTGGCGCGGGAAGCCCTGCGCCAGAAAAAGGCGGAGGAAGCCTACGCCACCTGGGCGCGCGAACTGCGTGGACGCGCTTACGTCGAGTATCGCGACCCGGCGTGA
- the rsmA gene encoding 16S rRNA (adenine(1518)-N(6)/adenine(1519)-N(6))-dimethyltransferase RsmA, whose protein sequence is MKHVARKRFGQHFLADGAIIEAIVAAIAPQPGDPMVEIGPGLAALTQPLVERLGQLTVIELDRDLAARLRQHEHLKVIESDVLKVDFAQIAQDIGATKLRVVGNLPYNISTPILFRLLAQVDVIADQHFMLQKEVIDRMVAAPATAAYGRLSVALQWRYAMENVLFVPPESFDPPPRVDSAVVRMLPREDAAAISLPLLEELVQVAFSQRRKLLRHTLGRWLEARSFAGAFDVQRRAEEVPVEQYVALAQQL, encoded by the coding sequence GTGAAGCACGTTGCACGCAAACGCTTTGGCCAGCATTTCCTGGCCGATGGCGCCATCATCGAAGCCATCGTGGCGGCCATTGCGCCGCAGCCGGGCGACCCGATGGTGGAAATCGGTCCGGGTCTGGCCGCGCTGACACAGCCGCTGGTCGAACGCCTCGGGCAGCTCACCGTCATCGAGCTGGACCGGGACCTGGCCGCCAGGCTGCGCCAGCACGAACACCTCAAGGTGATCGAGTCCGATGTACTGAAAGTCGATTTTGCGCAGATTGCGCAAGACATTGGCGCTACAAAATTAAGAGTAGTTGGCAACCTGCCCTACAACATCTCCACGCCCATCCTGTTCCGTCTGCTGGCGCAGGTGGACGTCATTGCCGACCAGCATTTCATGCTGCAAAAGGAGGTGATCGATCGCATGGTGGCCGCCCCCGCGACGGCCGCCTACGGGCGCCTGTCCGTGGCACTGCAGTGGCGCTACGCCATGGAAAACGTGCTGTTCGTCCCGCCCGAGAGCTTTGATCCGCCGCCCCGCGTGGACAGCGCTGTGGTGCGCATGCTGCCGCGCGAGGACGCCGCAGCCATCTCACTGCCCTTGCTTGAAGAATTGGTGCAGGTGGCATTCAGCCAGCGCCGCAAGCTCTTGCGCCACACACTCGGACGCTGGCTGGAAGCACGCAGTTTCGCCGGAGCGTTCGACGTGCAGCGCCGCGCAGAAGAAGTGCCGGTAGAGCAATACGTGGCGCTGGCCCAGCAGCTCTGA
- a CDS encoding FAD:protein FMN transferase: MQTARPCPTMTRRRVVMAVPLLGAAQWAGAAVAPSTPPPLQRSARALMGTRVDMVISGADAAPRAADLAMDAAWSEMERLARMMTRYDERSVVSALNRASGVHAVAVPPEMMVVLRDAQALSAATQGAFDITVGALRAWRFGDQKVLPDPAEIAAERRLVGYRGLLLDTNAGTARLARSGMAIDLGGIAKLPILAAGMQVLRAHGVVDALLNGGGDVLVAGSQQGRPWRVGLRDPLAPERMLGVLALKGPAIVASSGDYERFFMAQGERQHHILDPATGRPTRGPHGISLLATDAGSVNGLGTAMMVLGGERAQALVHKRASVQALMMNHDGSLWRTPGMAAQLQTA, encoded by the coding sequence ATGCAGACTGCCCGCCCCTGCCCGACCATGACGCGGCGGCGCGTCGTCATGGCTGTGCCGTTGCTCGGCGCCGCGCAATGGGCTGGGGCTGCGGTGGCTCCAAGCACCCCACCACCCCTGCAGCGCAGCGCACGGGCGCTGATGGGAACCCGCGTCGACATGGTGATCAGCGGCGCGGACGCCGCGCCGCGCGCTGCGGATTTGGCAATGGATGCGGCCTGGAGCGAAATGGAGCGCCTGGCGCGCATGATGACGCGCTACGACGAGCGCAGCGTGGTCAGCGCTCTCAACCGCGCATCCGGCGTGCACGCAGTTGCGGTGCCGCCCGAGATGATGGTGGTGCTGCGTGACGCGCAGGCGCTCTCGGCTGCCACGCAGGGTGCTTTTGACATTACCGTGGGCGCTTTGCGCGCCTGGCGGTTTGGCGATCAAAAGGTTTTGCCCGATCCGGCCGAGATCGCTGCCGAGCGGCGCCTGGTGGGCTACCGTGGGCTTCTGCTGGACACGAACGCCGGTACCGCGCGCCTGGCGCGCTCCGGCATGGCCATCGATCTGGGTGGCATTGCCAAGCTGCCGATTCTGGCTGCGGGTATGCAGGTTTTGCGAGCGCATGGTGTGGTGGATGCCTTGCTCAACGGCGGAGGCGACGTACTGGTCGCCGGCAGCCAGCAAGGGCGCCCCTGGCGCGTGGGTCTGCGCGATCCACTGGCGCCTGAGCGCATGCTGGGCGTCCTGGCGCTCAAAGGTCCGGCCATCGTTGCATCGTCGGGCGACTACGAACGCTTCTTCATGGCGCAGGGCGAGCGCCAGCACCACATTCTTGATCCGGCCACGGGCCGTCCCACGCGCGGCCCGCACGGCATCAGCCTGCTGGCAACGGACGCGGGCAGCGTGAATGGTCTGGGCACGGCCATGATGGTTCTGGGCGGCGAGCGGGCCCAAGCGCTGGTGCACAAGCGCGCATCGGTGCAGGCGCTCATGATGAACCACGACGGTTCGCTCTGGCGCACGCCGGGCATGGCCGCGCAGCTTCAGACCGCCTGA
- a CDS encoding c-type cytochrome, whose translation MNSASRVLAVAVVSLFLAACGDKKPEAPATPAAPAAAPAAPAAAEPAAPAPAPDAAAAPAAAVPVADAALGKSIYGKTCALCHSAGIAGAPKPGNKDEWGPRIAQGKETLYKHAIEGFTGAKGAMPARGGNTKLTDEEVKAAVDFMADQSV comes from the coding sequence ATGAATTCCGCTTCCCGCGTTCTCGCCGTCGCTGTCGTTTCCCTGTTCCTGGCCGCCTGCGGCGACAAGAAACCCGAGGCGCCCGCCACTCCTGCAGCCCCTGCGGCGGCCCCTGCAGCCCCAGCCGCCGCAGAGCCGGCAGCGCCAGCGCCCGCCCCGGACGCCGCCGCTGCACCCGCCGCCGCAGTGCCTGTGGCCGACGCAGCTTTGGGCAAGAGCATTTACGGCAAGACCTGCGCGCTGTGCCACTCCGCCGGCATCGCCGGTGCGCCCAAGCCAGGCAACAAGGACGAGTGGGGTCCGCGCATCGCCCAAGGCAAGGAAACCCTGTACAAGCACGCGATCGAAGGCTTCACCGGCGCCAAGGGCGCCATGCCTGCTCGCGGTGGCAACACCAAGCTGACCGACGAGGAAGTCAAAGCCGCTGTCGACTTCATGGCGGACCAATCGGTCTAA
- a CDS encoding DUF2946 domain-containing protein gives MKTLRAWTWLRRALLVGFLCVMGVSAASPYVHPTRTQWVCAGAGGVALVVLTDDGLPTETHLLDCPLCLPAAGPAPLVVASLPSAAPADSQPFPPAPTSVCAQSGAPPPGRGPPVFS, from the coding sequence ATGAAAACCCTTAGAGCATGGACCTGGCTGCGCCGGGCACTGCTCGTCGGCTTCCTCTGCGTCATGGGCGTCTCTGCGGCGTCGCCGTATGTGCATCCCACCCGTACGCAGTGGGTCTGCGCTGGCGCTGGTGGGGTGGCATTGGTGGTGCTGACCGACGATGGCTTGCCCACCGAGACGCATTTGCTTGACTGCCCTCTGTGCCTGCCAGCCGCAGGCCCGGCCCCGTTGGTCGTCGCTTCACTCCCAAGCGCAGCGCCGGCCGATTCACAACCCTTCCCTCCTGCCCCGACCAGTGTCTGCGCGCAATCTGGTGCGCCACCCCCTGGTCGCGGACCCCCTGTTTTTTCGTGA
- the nosZ gene encoding TAT-dependent nitrous-oxide reductase, whose product MNDKKASQSELAGIGRRKFLNTAALAGLTVGVAACNDKPAASAAPSAAAPAAAPAAHAASEVGKYEVAPGQLDEYYSFSSGGHSGECRIYGLPSGRLFKRIPVFNMDCLVGWGVTNESKKILGTKPDGSLKYHTGDTHHIHPSYKDGTYDGRYMFVNDKIHGRLARIRMDTMETDKIVELPLVQGFHGTFPDKRDPVDPAINYTTRVFCGGEFAIPLDNNGKNMDATADYRSIFSCVDAESMEVRWQVLVDGNCDLVASSYDGKLACTNQYNTENGVHYEDMMSAEMDACLFFNIARIEEAVKAGKFKTYGGSKVPVVDGTKAGNPDPKTSLVCYVPVGKNPHGVNASPDGKYYACSGKLSPTATLIEHDLVLKWFDGDLKDAREAVVAEPEIGLGPLHTGFDGRGNAYTTLFLDSQIVKWNVEAAIKSYKGDKTAQPVVDRLDVMYQPGHGFTSMGETKDADGKYFLSDNKFSKDRFLPVGPLHPETAQLIDISGDKMKLVADHAVYSEPHDSIIVPRNLVRTRQVYDIDEFPNAVKDAKDCRVERKGKKVTVYLTSQAPTFGLREWTVKRGDEVTIILTNLDKVEDLTHGLAIPKYDINFIVNPQETKSVTFIADKPGVYWAYCTNFCHALHLEMRSRMLVEA is encoded by the coding sequence ATGAACGACAAGAAAGCGTCCCAAAGCGAACTCGCAGGCATTGGCCGGCGCAAGTTCCTCAACACGGCGGCTCTGGCCGGCCTGACCGTAGGCGTCGCAGCCTGCAACGACAAGCCTGCCGCCAGCGCAGCGCCCTCGGCGGCGGCTCCCGCAGCCGCACCGGCTGCCCACGCTGCATCCGAAGTAGGCAAATACGAAGTGGCTCCTGGCCAGCTCGACGAGTACTACTCTTTCTCCTCCGGCGGCCACTCAGGCGAGTGCCGGATCTACGGCCTGCCATCCGGCCGCCTGTTCAAGCGCATTCCGGTCTTCAACATGGACTGCCTGGTGGGCTGGGGCGTTACCAACGAATCGAAAAAGATTCTCGGCACCAAGCCCGATGGCAGCTTGAAGTACCACACGGGTGACACGCACCACATCCATCCTTCCTACAAGGATGGCACCTATGACGGCCGCTACATGTTCGTCAACGACAAGATTCATGGTCGTTTGGCTCGCATTCGCATGGACACCATGGAAACCGACAAGATCGTCGAATTGCCGCTGGTCCAAGGCTTCCACGGCACCTTCCCCGACAAGCGCGACCCGGTGGACCCCGCCATCAACTACACCACGCGCGTGTTCTGCGGCGGCGAATTCGCCATCCCCCTGGACAACAACGGCAAGAACATGGATGCCACGGCCGACTACCGTTCCATTTTCAGCTGCGTGGACGCCGAGAGCATGGAAGTGCGCTGGCAGGTGCTGGTCGATGGCAACTGCGACTTGGTTGCATCTTCGTACGACGGCAAGCTCGCCTGCACCAATCAGTACAACACCGAAAACGGCGTGCATTACGAAGACATGATGTCTGCCGAAATGGATGCATGCCTCTTCTTCAACATTGCCCGCATCGAAGAGGCGGTGAAGGCCGGCAAGTTCAAGACCTACGGCGGCTCCAAGGTTCCGGTGGTCGATGGCACCAAGGCCGGCAACCCCGACCCCAAAACCTCGCTGGTCTGCTATGTGCCTGTGGGCAAGAATCCGCACGGCGTCAACGCCAGCCCGGACGGCAAATACTACGCCTGCTCGGGCAAACTCTCGCCCACTGCCACCCTCATCGAGCACGATCTCGTTCTCAAATGGTTCGATGGTGACCTCAAGGACGCGCGCGAAGCCGTGGTGGCCGAGCCAGAAATCGGCCTGGGCCCACTGCACACCGGTTTTGACGGCCGTGGCAATGCCTACACCACGCTGTTCCTGGACAGCCAGATCGTCAAGTGGAACGTGGAAGCCGCAATCAAGTCGTACAAAGGCGACAAGACCGCACAACCGGTGGTGGACCGACTCGACGTGATGTACCAGCCCGGCCACGGCTTCACCTCCATGGGTGAAACCAAGGACGCCGATGGCAAGTACTTCCTGTCGGACAACAAGTTCTCCAAGGACCGTTTCCTGCCTGTGGGCCCGCTGCACCCCGAGACGGCGCAACTGATCGACATCAGCGGCGACAAGATGAAGCTGGTGGCCGACCACGCGGTGTATTCCGAACCGCACGACTCCATCATCGTCCCGCGCAATCTGGTGCGTACGCGCCAGGTGTACGACATCGATGAGTTCCCCAACGCCGTCAAGGACGCCAAGGACTGCCGCGTCGAGCGCAAGGGCAAGAAGGTCACCGTGTACCTCACTTCTCAGGCGCCAACCTTCGGCCTGCGCGAATGGACCGTCAAGCGCGGCGACGAAGTCACCATCATTCTGACCAACCTGGACAAGGTGGAAGACCTGACGCACGGCCTGGCGATTCCGAAGTACGACATCAACTTCATCGTGAATCCGCAGGAGACCAAGTCGGTCACCTTCATTGCAGACAAACCCGGCGTGTACTGGGCCTATTGCACCAACTTCTGCCACGCCCTGCACCTCGAAATGCGCTCGCGCATGCTGGTTGAGGCCTGA
- a CDS encoding NosR/NirI family protein — MLLPKTRLIATLWMALALLLSALAPGAQAASGAYEAQLPAGLATATDMCALLPCKDVFPGATEFSDRKGQPPYVEAYDKAGEGRQLLGYVMLSTDITDTPAYSGKPVVTLIGMDKTGHFVGVKVLKHSEPILLLGIPESALLQFNDQYLGKSVADKIEIGQSRPDEDIVGLDAISGATVTVIAQNQVMMASGAAVARQVGILAPTVREAARYKVRGNALTWDELVGRGAVQHLRVMPEQLGQDRSADPFIELWFGDLSHPDIGKNILGDTDWENLKLQLKEGEHAIFVIRTAGRESFKGSGFVRGGLYDRVQVKQGADSFTFRDLDYLNLYGVKATGAPSFTESAIFIIRSQAFSDAYPWKFSLLGNRIDRATGAKSFTSFDTPYWLPASMLEGGRPKVVEPDAPWVRIWKSRAVEIALFVVLLVSVGVVYAYRERLTRLSTHKNKWPVNGFKYTAWAISIVIVGFGLMAQPSITQVLTWFHALLFQWTWSLFLSDPFIFLFWIFIIVTVFLFGRGLFCGWMCPFGSLQESIYKVARFIGLGRFQTKLPQKWHDRLKWVKYAVFFFLLTLSMFSMGLAEKLSEVEPFKTTFLVGVMNRSWPYGLFVAAILGVSIFIERPYCKYICPLGASLAMPSTFRWFGLKRKQDCNSCKACAVGCGAQAIDADGRIDHRECLHCLDCMILYTDTKGCPPLAKERKRRDKDGLEMTPIGANGYFIPIYPSTSFTDQISTKAVNGPDPRMPTDPALPAHKIDVGKLEWLWLELRDHLWPWSTEGWHSQRALQIAGFSLAVAATVAWVMTAMGTLSSGAIIGWWFGWSVYEVLIRLSGRRYVKDGPWWRDNYRVAGIMDMISYVGFKNLLIGAALFLALKSFGLLMP, encoded by the coding sequence ATGCTTCTGCCGAAAACCCGTTTGATCGCCACCCTCTGGATGGCACTGGCCTTGCTGCTGAGTGCGCTTGCACCGGGGGCGCAGGCAGCGTCAGGAGCCTACGAAGCGCAATTGCCTGCTGGCCTGGCAACGGCCACCGACATGTGTGCCCTGCTGCCCTGCAAGGACGTGTTCCCCGGCGCTACCGAATTTTCTGACCGCAAGGGCCAGCCGCCTTACGTTGAGGCCTACGACAAGGCCGGCGAGGGCCGCCAGTTGCTGGGCTACGTGATGCTCTCGACCGACATCACCGACACGCCGGCCTACTCGGGCAAGCCCGTGGTCACGCTGATCGGCATGGACAAGACCGGCCACTTTGTTGGCGTCAAAGTGCTCAAGCACTCCGAGCCCATCTTGCTGCTGGGCATTCCCGAATCCGCACTGCTCCAATTCAACGATCAATACCTGGGCAAGTCGGTTGCCGACAAAATCGAGATTGGCCAGTCGCGCCCCGACGAAGACATCGTGGGGCTGGACGCCATTTCCGGCGCCACCGTCACGGTGATTGCGCAAAACCAGGTGATGATGGCCTCGGGCGCGGCAGTGGCGCGCCAGGTGGGCATTCTGGCGCCCACGGTGCGCGAGGCGGCACGCTACAAGGTGCGCGGCAATGCGCTTACCTGGGACGAACTGGTAGGGCGCGGCGCCGTGCAGCATCTGCGCGTCATGCCCGAGCAACTGGGCCAGGACCGCAGCGCCGACCCCTTCATCGAGCTGTGGTTTGGCGATTTGAGCCACCCCGACATTGGCAAGAACATCCTGGGCGATACCGACTGGGAGAACCTCAAACTCCAGCTCAAGGAGGGCGAGCACGCCATCTTCGTGATCCGCACCGCCGGGCGCGAATCGTTCAAGGGTTCGGGTTTTGTGCGCGGTGGCCTGTACGACCGGGTGCAGGTCAAGCAGGGCGCAGATTCGTTCACTTTCCGCGACCTTGATTACCTCAATCTCTACGGCGTGAAGGCCACGGGTGCGCCAAGCTTTACCGAATCTGCCATCTTCATCATCCGCTCCCAGGCGTTCTCCGATGCCTATCCCTGGAAATTCTCGCTGCTGGGCAATCGCATCGACCGTGCCACCGGCGCCAAGAGCTTTACCAGCTTCGACACACCCTACTGGTTGCCCGCTTCCATGCTCGAAGGCGGCCGACCCAAGGTGGTCGAGCCCGACGCGCCCTGGGTACGCATCTGGAAGTCGCGTGCCGTAGAAATTGCGCTGTTTGTCGTGCTGCTGGTGTCTGTCGGCGTCGTCTACGCCTACCGCGAACGCCTCACCCGGCTGTCCACGCACAAGAACAAGTGGCCAGTGAACGGATTCAAGTACACGGCCTGGGCGATTTCTATCGTCATTGTGGGCTTTGGCCTCATGGCGCAGCCCTCCATCACGCAGGTGCTGACCTGGTTCCATGCGCTGCTGTTCCAGTGGACCTGGTCGTTGTTTTTGTCCGATCCGTTCATTTTCCTGTTCTGGATCTTCATCATCGTCACCGTGTTCCTTTTCGGACGCGGCCTGTTTTGCGGCTGGATGTGCCCGTTCGGGTCGCTGCAGGAATCCATCTACAAGGTCGCCCGTTTTATCGGCCTGGGACGCTTTCAGACCAAGCTGCCGCAGAAGTGGCATGACCGGCTCAAGTGGGTCAAATACGCCGTCTTCTTTTTCCTGCTTACGCTATCCATGTTCTCCATGGGCCTGGCGGAAAAGCTCTCCGAGGTCGAGCCCTTCAAGACGACTTTCCTGGTCGGTGTGATGAACCGCTCCTGGCCTTATGGCCTGTTCGTGGCGGCCATCCTGGGCGTCTCCATCTTCATCGAACGACCGTATTGCAAATACATCTGCCCGCTGGGCGCCTCGCTCGCCATGCCCAGCACCTTCCGCTGGTTTGGCCTCAAGCGCAAACAGGACTGCAACAGCTGCAAGGCCTGCGCTGTGGGCTGCGGCGCACAGGCGATTGACGCCGACGGTCGCATTGACCACCGCGAATGCCTGCACTGTCTGGACTGCATGATCCTGTATACCGACACCAAGGGCTGCCCGCCGCTGGCCAAGGAACGCAAGCGCCGCGACAAGGATGGATTGGAGATGACGCCGATTGGCGCCAACGGCTATTTCATTCCGATCTACCCCTCTACCAGTTTCACCGACCAGATCAGCACCAAGGCCGTGAACGGCCCCGACCCACGCATGCCCACCGATCCGGCTTTGCCCGCCCACAAGATCGATGTCGGCAAGCTCGAATGGCTGTGGCTGGAATTGCGCGACCACCTCTGGCCCTGGAGCACCGAGGGTTGGCACAGCCAGCGCGCCCTGCAGATAGCGGGCTTCTCGCTCGCCGTGGCCGCAACGGTGGCCTGGGTGATGACCGCCATGGGCACGCTCTCTTCGGGCGCCATCATCGGCTGGTGGTTTGGCTGGAGCGTGTACGAAGTGCTGATCCGCCTGTCGGGCCGGCGCTACGTGAAGGACGGTCCATGGTGGCGTGACAACTACCGCGTGGCGGGCATCATGGACATGATCAGCTATGTCGGTTTCAAGAACCTGCTCATTGGCGCGGCGCTGTTCCTGGCCCTCAAGTCCTTCGGTCTCTTGATGCCATGA